From a single Anaerolineales bacterium genomic region:
- a CDS encoding bifunctional nuclease family protein, translating to MSEMIEVIIDSIRVHLMAPQRVVVLKQANTERYLTIWVGPYEAEAITVALQEVEMIRPLTHDLIKNIFNSFNARVVRVEIVKLQDDIFYGNIVANADGREIHIDSRPSDAIAIAVRAHVPIMVHRSVMESAGMEPDREIQETAAPARSEPPPPLSDDASDRLSVFKDFIDKLDIDNPDKDKPDSPST from the coding sequence ATGTCTGAAATGATAGAAGTCATCATTGACAGTATCCGCGTGCATCTGATGGCGCCGCAACGCGTTGTCGTCCTGAAACAGGCCAATACTGAACGATACCTTACCATTTGGGTCGGACCCTACGAGGCGGAAGCGATCACCGTAGCCCTGCAGGAAGTTGAAATGATCCGCCCGCTCACCCACGACTTGATCAAGAATATTTTCAATTCCTTTAATGCCCGTGTCGTACGCGTGGAGATCGTCAAATTGCAGGACGATATCTTCTACGGCAATATCGTGGCAAATGCCGATGGGCGCGAAATCCACATCGACTCCCGCCCGTCCGACGCGATCGCGATCGCCGTGCGCGCGCACGTTCCCATCATGGTGCATCGCAGCGTTATGGAATCGGCGGGGATGGAGCCCGATCGGGAGATACAGGAAACAGCTGCGCCAGCCCGAAGCGAACCGCCGCCTCCGCTGAGTGATGATGCCAGCGACCGGTTGTCCGTTTTCAAGGATTTCATCGACAAACTGGACATTGACAACCCCGACAAGGACAAGCCCGATTCACCCTCCACCTGA
- a CDS encoding site-2 protease family protein has protein sequence MSFPDTEVFTRLVSRVFRIDDVTSEDPTKGFFLRYRGELFSEDSAEAYDQLAESLSQYNVTPLFRNEDGRHVIYLMPKQPEPPKEKVSTNIILFVLTIFSVMLAGINPEGPVPEDPSALFPFLLKNIFTGVPFALSLLGILLAHELGHYFMSRYHKTPATLPYFIPVPPPFILGTLGAAILMRGVPKNKRILFDIGIAGPIAGLVVAIPVLFLGLSLSKLSVLEPNPNGFMEGNSLLYLFAKYITFGQLLPAPVEPQGFLYWVRYIVMGGPIPFGGVDVLIHPVAFAGWAGILVTALNLIPAGTLDGGHVIYALFGERARKAFPFIIGLLIVLGFFWNGWWLWAVLLFWLGRVNAQPLDQITTLDPTRRLVAYSMVVVFLLVFTPVPFMLMV, from the coding sequence ATGTCATTTCCCGACACTGAAGTATTTACAAGGCTCGTCTCGCGCGTCTTCCGCATCGACGATGTGACCAGTGAAGATCCAACTAAGGGTTTCTTCCTGCGTTATCGCGGGGAATTATTTTCAGAAGATTCAGCGGAGGCATACGACCAGTTGGCGGAATCTCTGAGCCAATATAATGTCACGCCATTGTTCCGCAACGAGGATGGGCGGCACGTCATCTATCTCATGCCGAAACAACCCGAACCTCCAAAAGAAAAAGTTTCCACAAATATCATACTTTTTGTGTTGACGATCTTTAGTGTGATGCTGGCGGGCATCAATCCCGAGGGACCCGTACCGGAAGACCCTTCCGCCCTGTTCCCATTTTTGTTGAAAAACATATTTACGGGCGTACCCTTTGCCTTGAGCCTGCTCGGAATTTTGCTGGCGCATGAACTCGGCCATTATTTCATGAGCCGCTATCACAAAACACCCGCCACCCTGCCGTATTTCATCCCTGTGCCACCGCCTTTTATCTTAGGAACTTTGGGCGCGGCAATCCTCATGCGCGGCGTCCCAAAGAACAAACGCATCCTGTTCGATATCGGCATCGCGGGTCCCATTGCAGGACTGGTGGTTGCCATCCCTGTCCTATTCCTCGGGTTGTCATTGTCCAAGCTGAGTGTGCTCGAACCCAACCCTAACGGTTTCATGGAAGGCAATTCCCTGTTGTATCTTTTCGCAAAATACATCACCTTCGGTCAACTACTGCCCGCGCCGGTCGAGCCGCAGGGATTCCTTTACTGGGTGCGCTACATCGTAATGGGCGGACCGATCCCCTTTGGCGGCGTGGATGTGCTCATTCACCCGGTCGCGTTCGCGGGCTGGGCTGGGATCCTCGTCACAGCATTGAACCTTATCCCTGCCGGCACACTGGATGGCGGACACGTCATCTACGCGTTGTTCGGTGAGAGAGCGCGAAAAGCATTTCCGTTCATTATAGGATTGCTGATCGTGCTTGGTTTTTTCTGGAACGGATGGTGGCTGTGGGCTGTCCTGCTCTTCTGGCTGGGACGCGTCAACGCGCAGCCACTGGACCAGATCACCACGCTCGACCCCACCCGGCGGCTGGTTGCATATTCCATGGTCGTTGTCTTCCTTTTGGTCTTTACGCCGGTCCCATTCATGTTAATGGTTTAG
- a CDS encoding extracellular solute-binding protein, with protein sequence MKKSFSLIFIASLLLSACAGMETPIAVADPTVTPQNVTATSTPEPAVETATRLDVNEEALNGLEISVWLPWYGVEAGLFESFVNQFNAENEWGIKVSTKNQVSFANLYETVTASLPTSERPTMVIALPEHAQWWNDNGVVADLTPYAQDPRYGMDATDIPIVFWNQDLAGDVRVGIPAQRTAQFLLRNETWAGELGFASVPGTSAEFRRQACGANASLRADNDPTNDALGGWLVNTESMTAHAWMLSFGGGVLEEGNYRFLAPGNVETFKFLRELSENGCAWQSTSANPFSAFANRQALFITADVSDLPDVARAFAAANSTDNWSVVPFPSEDGGLIAVYGSSYVVLNASNEEELAAWLFIRWLLDEEQDARWVEVTHLFPLRSSTLSLLGDYERSRPQWRQAVDLIPQGEMQPQLGSWRTVKIMLGDGFAHMYRVNVASGQVAAILAQMESMARDLSE encoded by the coding sequence ATGAAGAAATCATTCTCCCTGATCTTCATCGCATCCCTTCTGCTATCCGCCTGCGCAGGGATGGAAACGCCCATTGCCGTCGCCGATCCGACCGTCACGCCGCAAAACGTCACTGCCACCTCCACGCCGGAACCAGCCGTCGAAACAGCGACCAGGCTCGACGTCAATGAAGAGGCGTTGAACGGCTTGGAGATTTCCGTCTGGTTGCCGTGGTATGGAGTCGAGGCGGGGTTGTTCGAGTCGTTCGTCAATCAATTCAATGCGGAAAACGAATGGGGCATCAAGGTCAGCACAAAAAATCAAGTGAGCTTTGCGAATTTGTACGAGACCGTGACCGCATCCCTGCCGACGAGCGAGCGCCCGACGATGGTGATCGCTCTGCCTGAACATGCGCAATGGTGGAATGACAACGGCGTGGTGGCAGACCTGACGCCCTATGCCCAGGACCCGCGTTACGGCATGGATGCAACCGATATTCCAATTGTGTTTTGGAATCAAGACCTCGCGGGGGATGTGCGCGTCGGCATCCCTGCGCAACGCACAGCACAGTTTTTGCTTCGGAACGAAACCTGGGCGGGAGAATTGGGGTTTGCCTCTGTGCCAGGCACATCAGCCGAATTCCGCCGCCAAGCCTGCGGCGCGAATGCATCTTTGCGGGCGGATAATGACCCGACAAACGATGCGTTGGGCGGCTGGCTGGTGAACACCGAGTCGATGACCGCGCACGCATGGATGCTGTCGTTCGGCGGCGGCGTGCTGGAGGAAGGCAACTATCGCTTCCTTGCGCCCGGCAATGTGGAAACCTTCAAGTTCCTGCGCGAACTTTCCGAGAACGGCTGTGCGTGGCAAAGCACCAGTGCAAATCCGTTTTCTGCGTTCGCGAACCGTCAGGCGTTGTTCATCACAGCGGATGTAAGCGACCTGCCGGATGTGGCACGCGCCTTCGCCGCCGCCAACAGCACCGACAATTGGTCTGTCGTTCCCTTCCCATCCGAGGATGGCGGGCTGATCGCCGTGTACGGTTCCTCCTACGTTGTGTTGAATGCGTCGAACGAGGAAGAACTTGCCGCGTGGCTGTTCATCCGCTGGCTGTTGGATGAAGAACAGGATGCCCGCTGGGTGGAGGTGACTCATCTCTTCCCGCTTCGCTCCTCGACCTTGAGCCTGCTCGGCGACTACGAGCGCTCCCGCCCCCAGTGGCGTCAGGCTGTGGACCTGATCCCGCAGGGCGAGATGCAACCTCAACTGGGTTCGTGGCGTACAGTTAAAATAATGCTGGGTGACGGGTTCGCGCATATGTACCGAGTCAATGTCGCCAGCGGACAGGTCGCCGCGATCCTGGCACAGATGGAATCCATGGCAAGAGATTTGAGCGAGTGA
- a CDS encoding aldehyde dehydrogenase family protein, which yields MRPMYINGKFTNGNAKEEIQVQNPATEEILDSVPRGTPEDVEAAVQAARSAFEAWRKMGANERASLLHEVAEKVHAHREEIARLLTLEEGKPLTENEEEVEWVLNTFRYYAELGRHHRGSVLAAGASSQFNFIIKEPYGVVGCIVPWNYPLLLLAWKVAPALAAGNTVVIKPSEMTPLTALYLAEHCFDHLPAGVVNIVTGYGLETGEPLVKHPDVPVIAFTGSLATGQKIASLAAPMMKKLHLELGGKDATVIAEDADPEIAAKAVGYAALLNAGQVCTSTERVYIPRRGAAKFTEAIVEHVKSLRLGSGLEQTTDVGPMIGDSYRAKFEKHIADAKERGAKVLVGGGRPANLSKGFFHEPTVLKNVDHSMVIMREETFGPAVPLMEYTTFDEAIKLTNDCQYGLGAVLISNDPKRIKQFFDDVKAGTIWINDPLTDHYAGPFGGMKYSGGARELGEVGLDEFREVKHVHWDFNMEDKEYWYPYGR from the coding sequence ATGCGCCCAATGTATATCAACGGCAAATTCACGAACGGAAACGCGAAGGAAGAGATTCAAGTCCAGAACCCTGCCACAGAGGAGATATTGGACAGTGTCCCGCGCGGGACGCCGGAAGATGTCGAAGCGGCAGTGCAAGCCGCGAGGTCCGCGTTTGAGGCGTGGCGGAAGATGGGCGCGAACGAACGGGCGAGTCTCCTGCACGAGGTCGCGGAGAAAGTCCACGCGCATCGCGAAGAAATTGCACGCCTGCTGACCTTGGAGGAGGGCAAACCGCTGACCGAAAACGAAGAGGAAGTGGAATGGGTGCTAAACACGTTCCGCTATTACGCCGAGTTGGGGCGGCATCATCGCGGAAGTGTGCTGGCGGCAGGAGCATCGTCGCAGTTCAATTTCATCATCAAGGAACCGTATGGCGTGGTCGGTTGCATCGTGCCGTGGAATTATCCGCTGTTGCTTTTGGCATGGAAGGTCGCGCCCGCGCTCGCGGCGGGAAACACAGTCGTCATCAAACCATCCGAGATGACGCCGCTTACCGCGCTGTATCTTGCCGAGCATTGCTTTGATCATTTGCCCGCGGGCGTGGTCAATATTGTTACTGGCTATGGATTGGAAACCGGCGAACCGCTGGTAAAGCATCCCGACGTACCGGTCATCGCTTTCACGGGCAGTCTCGCAACTGGGCAGAAGATCGCTTCGCTTGCCGCGCCAATGATGAAGAAATTGCATCTCGAACTCGGCGGCAAGGATGCGACGGTCATTGCAGAAGATGCCGACCCGGAGATCGCGGCAAAGGCGGTCGGGTACGCGGCTCTGCTTAACGCCGGACAGGTTTGCACATCGACAGAACGAGTTTACATCCCAAGACGCGGTGCGGCGAAGTTCACCGAAGCCATCGTGGAGCATGTCAAATCGCTTCGTCTGGGATCTGGGCTTGAGCAAACAACCGACGTCGGTCCGATGATCGGGGATTCCTATCGCGCGAAATTCGAGAAGCACATCGCGGATGCGAAAGAACGCGGTGCAAAGGTTTTGGTCGGCGGCGGAAGACCCGCGAATTTGAGCAAGGGCTTCTTCCACGAACCGACCGTATTGAAAAATGTTGACCACTCGATGGTCATCATGCGCGAAGAGACATTCGGTCCCGCCGTGCCGCTGATGGAATACACCACCTTCGACGAAGCCATTAAATTAACGAACGATTGTCAATATGGCTTGGGCGCGGTGCTGATCTCGAATGACCCGAAAAGAATCAAGCAATTCTTCGACGACGTAAAAGCAGGCACGATCTGGATCAACGATCCGCTCACAGACCATTACGCCGGTCCCTTCGGCGGGATGAAATACTCCGGCGGCGCGCGCGAACTTGGTGAAGTCGGTCTCGATGAATTCCGCGAGGTAAAACACGTCCATTGGGATTTCAACATGGAGGACAAGGAGTATTGGTATCCATATGGGCGGTAG
- a CDS encoding right-handed parallel beta-helix repeat-containing protein, which translates to MKPAHLLIAIILFISACNAPLDETPHPPTLEPTTPIPASPIPEEEACIESGDQNTINAALRNEGDIAVLCQGAVFELTDSVVISAAGQQIYTAGFPTDDRRATLRIVSPTLATAIIMRDFDNAMLSHVIVDGNRPELGYLGGDALIYAGGSSTGQVIRFTKITEPRSWSALHLIQGHPSPNPPCTNALVENNEIGPAGSSNETWADGISLACTNTTVRDNLIVDATDGGIVIFGAPGSTIEGNVIRAETRTLLGGINMVDYNPYDGNYSGTVVRNNIIDAASAVIRIGLGMGTRVWGCLPAVAENDMLYGGTVTGNTLRGANMQYGFAVDGVREWTVIDNVDEATHIGDPSVDCRGRVASAPAGFQYHPQRAEGTFQPEFVSSYVELALWAIVSPRPGE; encoded by the coding sequence ATGAAACCCGCCCATCTATTGATCGCCATTATTTTATTCATATCCGCATGCAATGCGCCATTGGATGAAACCCCGCATCCCCCTACGCTCGAACCTACCACGCCCATCCCGGCATCTCCCATCCCTGAGGAAGAAGCCTGCATTGAATCCGGCGACCAGAACACCATTAACGCCGCCTTGCGCAATGAAGGTGACATCGCCGTATTGTGTCAGGGAGCCGTGTTCGAGTTGACCGACTCGGTCGTCATCAGTGCGGCTGGACAACAGATCTACACCGCAGGCTTCCCCACCGATGACCGCCGCGCCACGTTGCGCATCGTCTCCCCGACATTAGCCACCGCCATCATCATGCGCGACTTCGACAATGCCATGCTCAGTCATGTGATCGTGGACGGCAACCGTCCCGAACTTGGCTATCTGGGCGGCGACGCATTGATCTACGCGGGCGGTTCATCCACCGGACAGGTCATCCGCTTTACCAAGATCACCGAACCGCGCAGTTGGTCGGCGCTTCACTTGATCCAAGGGCATCCCTCCCCCAACCCGCCCTGCACAAATGCGCTGGTTGAAAATAACGAGATCGGTCCCGCGGGCAGCAGCAATGAAACTTGGGCAGATGGCATTTCGCTTGCATGCACCAACACCACCGTCCGGGATAATTTGATCGTGGATGCCACCGATGGAGGCATTGTCATCTTCGGCGCGCCAGGTTCGACAATCGAAGGGAATGTCATCCGAGCCGAAACGCGCACCCTGCTGGGCGGCATCAACATGGTGGATTACAACCCCTACGATGGCAACTACAGCGGCACCGTTGTCCGCAACAATATCATTGACGCCGCCAGCGCGGTCATTCGCATTGGGTTGGGCATGGGCACTCGCGTATGGGGTTGCCTGCCAGCCGTTGCCGAAAATGACATGCTTTACGGCGGCACCGTGACGGGGAATACCTTGCGCGGCGCGAACATGCAATACGGCTTTGCTGTCGATGGCGTGCGGGAGTGGACTGTCATCGACAATGTTGATGAAGCCACCCACATCGGCGATCCTTCTGTTGATTGCCGCGGACGTGTCGCATCCGCCCCGGCCGGCTTCCAATACCACCCCCAACGCGCAGAGGGAACATTCCAGCCAGAGTTCGTCAGCTCCTATGTAGAACTGGCTTTGTGGGCGATCGTCTCACCGAGACCGGGAGAATAA
- a CDS encoding ABC transporter ATP-binding protein, with protein MPNHAITAENLTYRYGDLLAVDHINFNVAEGEILGFLGPNGAGKTTTVKMLTGQMRPKEGKASLLGMDITQKTEKVQEQIGVCFEIANLYEQMTGIENLNLFAQLFGVRNFDARTLLDRVGLGERGKDRVEGYSKGMKQRLMVARALVNSPRILFLDEPTEGLDPVSAESIRNLIVDEAKKGATIFLTTHDMLEADRLCDRVAFIEKGRIAALDTPHNLKQQYGKRMVKAQVSGRDGKLESREIVLDTDATAADLQRLFNDEKVVTIHSEEASLEDIFIKITGRGLA; from the coding sequence ATGCCAAATCATGCCATTACCGCTGAAAATCTGACCTATCGCTATGGGGATCTATTGGCAGTTGACCACATCAATTTCAACGTAGCGGAAGGTGAAATTTTGGGATTTCTCGGTCCCAACGGCGCCGGAAAGACCACCACGGTCAAAATGCTGACCGGGCAGATGCGTCCCAAAGAGGGCAAAGCCAGCCTGTTGGGCATGGACATCACCCAAAAGACGGAAAAGGTGCAGGAACAGATCGGGGTTTGTTTCGAGATCGCCAACTTATACGAGCAGATGACCGGCATCGAAAACCTGAACCTGTTCGCGCAATTGTTCGGCGTCAGGAACTTCGATGCGCGCACGCTGCTTGACCGGGTTGGGTTGGGAGAACGCGGCAAAGACCGCGTCGAAGGTTATTCCAAGGGCATGAAACAGCGCTTGATGGTGGCGCGGGCTCTGGTCAACTCGCCGCGCATCCTTTTCCTCGACGAGCCCACCGAAGGTCTGGATCCGGTCTCCGCGGAATCCATCCGCAATTTGATCGTGGACGAGGCGAAGAAAGGCGCGACCATCTTCCTGACCACGCACGACATGCTCGAAGCCGACAGGTTGTGCGACCGCGTCGCCTTCATTGAGAAGGGAAGGATTGCCGCGCTCGATACGCCGCACAATCTCAAACAGCAATACGGTAAGCGCATGGTCAAGGCGCAAGTGAGCGGCAGGGACGGGAAACTCGAAAGCCGCGAGATCGTCCTTGACACGGACGCCACAGCCGCCGACCTGCAGCGCCTCTTCAATGACGAGAAAGTGGTCACCATCCACAGCGAGGAAGCCAGCCTCGAGGATATCTTCATCAAGATCACCGGGCGCGGACTGGCATAA
- a CDS encoding ABC transporter permease — protein MNWQTIPPLIKKDLMLFFRNRFYTFITIVALVAYIGVYYAMPDSVDEIIEVGLYAPSTSAEATRMLDEDGISFEVFESEAALRQAILEKEIGSGIAFPENFIQDVMAGVKPTVNIYVPSDVDQDTRDAMQVIVEAMSLTLTGRSLNIEANEVTLGRDMAGEQIPPRDRMLPLFVIVVLMFETLGLASLLAEEIQAGTIRALLVSPMSTREFFFAKGVISVSMVLFQSVVLMTAVGAMRYEPLIILTILFLGSLLVTGVGFLMGAAGRDMLSVMAWGILAMILLGVPSFGVLFPGTMTAWAKFIPSYYLADSVHQVVNFGAGWSDISGNLPPLLAWIAALLFIGASVLKRKFA, from the coding sequence ATGAACTGGCAAACCATCCCTCCGTTGATAAAAAAAGACCTGATGCTTTTCTTCCGGAACAGGTTCTATACGTTCATCACCATCGTTGCGCTTGTCGCATATATCGGCGTGTACTACGCCATGCCTGATAGTGTGGACGAGATCATCGAAGTCGGGCTGTATGCTCCGTCCACGTCTGCCGAGGCGACGAGAATGCTGGACGAAGACGGGATCAGTTTCGAGGTCTTCGAGAGCGAGGCGGCGCTGCGTCAAGCCATTTTGGAGAAAGAGATCGGGAGCGGAATCGCCTTTCCTGAAAACTTCATCCAGGATGTGATGGCGGGCGTAAAACCGACGGTCAATATCTATGTGCCGTCCGATGTAGACCAGGACACGCGCGATGCCATGCAAGTGATCGTCGAAGCCATGTCATTGACGTTGACCGGACGGTCGTTGAACATCGAAGCGAACGAGGTCACGCTTGGGCGCGATATGGCTGGCGAGCAGATCCCGCCGCGCGACCGTATGCTGCCGCTGTTCGTCATCGTCGTTCTGATGTTCGAGACGCTTGGACTGGCGAGCCTGCTCGCGGAGGAGATACAGGCTGGCACGATCCGCGCCCTGCTGGTTTCCCCGATGAGCACGCGCGAATTTTTCTTTGCCAAGGGTGTGATCAGCGTTTCGATGGTGCTGTTCCAATCGGTGGTGTTAATGACCGCCGTTGGCGCAATGCGCTATGAGCCCTTGATCATCCTGACAATTCTCTTTCTTGGGTCACTGTTGGTGACAGGCGTCGGCTTCCTGATGGGCGCGGCGGGCAGGGACATGCTTTCGGTAATGGCATGGGGCATCCTTGCGATGATCCTGTTGGGCGTGCCATCCTTTGGCGTGTTGTTCCCCGGCACGATGACCGCATGGGCAAAATTCATCCCCTCCTATTATCTGGCGGACAGCGTGCATCAGGTTGTCAATTTCGGCGCGGGCTGGTCGGACATCTCCGGCAACCTGCCGCCCCTGCTGGCATGGATCGCCGCGCTCCTGTTCATTGGCGCTTCGGTTTTGAAAAGGAAGTTCGCATGA
- a CDS encoding ABC transporter permease has protein sequence MNVNRIFTLVKKEFIFGSKNFIFVMAIVMPMLISLVISLLLGTLFSGKPRLGIFDRGTSQLTVNMENQDYLAVETYMSAEQLQQDVERGALDMGLILPSDFDSQLQAEDATSMDLFIWGESLLKHRTILAVSLVRQIIDVAGREIPVNTELVLLGEETNIPWDVRLFPFVVVITIVLGGTMVPATSMVEEKVKRTYRALLTTPASLVDILTAKGLTGVILALFMGMVILFINRAFGTQPVALVTVLVISGIFAAALGIILGVTVKDISTLFTVIKSLGIVLYAPGIILMFPEFPQWIAKIFPTYYFLNPIIEMTVNNTPFADVAVDVYILIGLTVLLIGVAGFLARRQLDADA, from the coding sequence ATGAACGTCAACCGCATTTTTACGCTCGTTAAAAAGGAATTCATCTTCGGCTCGAAGAATTTCATCTTTGTGATGGCGATCGTCATGCCGATGCTGATCTCACTCGTCATTTCGCTGTTGTTGGGGACCCTGTTCTCGGGCAAACCGCGTCTCGGAATTTTTGACCGCGGAACCTCGCAGTTGACCGTCAATATGGAAAACCAGGATTATCTCGCGGTCGAGACCTACATGTCTGCAGAGCAGTTGCAACAGGATGTGGAACGCGGCGCGCTTGACATGGGCTTGATCCTGCCCTCCGATTTTGACAGCCAACTCCAAGCGGAGGACGCCACCAGCATGGACCTGTTCATCTGGGGTGAAAGCCTGCTCAAGCACCGGACGATCCTCGCGGTATCGCTGGTGCGCCAGATCATTGATGTGGCGGGACGTGAAATCCCGGTCAACACAGAATTGGTCTTGCTCGGCGAGGAAACCAACATCCCGTGGGATGTGCGTCTCTTCCCGTTCGTGGTGGTCATCACCATTGTGCTGGGCGGGACGATGGTGCCTGCAACTTCGATGGTCGAGGAGAAGGTCAAGCGCACCTACCGCGCCCTGCTGACCACTCCCGCCTCGCTTGTGGACATTCTGACCGCCAAAGGCTTGACCGGCGTGATCCTGGCACTTTTCATGGGAATGGTCATCCTGTTCATCAACCGGGCGTTCGGCACGCAGCCCGTCGCGCTGGTCACGGTGCTGGTCATCAGCGGAATATTCGCTGCCGCTTTGGGAATCATTTTAGGCGTGACGGTCAAGGACATCAGCACGCTGTTCACGGTCATCAAGAGTTTGGGAATCGTCCTATACGCGCCGGGAATCATTCTCATGTTCCCCGAATTCCCTCAGTGGATAGCGAAGATCTTCCCAACTTACTATTTCCTCAATCCCATCATCGAAATGACGGTCAACAATACTCCCTTTGCAGATGTCGCCGTGGATGTGTATATCCTGATCGGATTGACCGTCCTTTTGATCGGTGTGGCAGGCTTCCTCGCCCGCCGTCAACTGGACGCGGATGCCTGA
- a CDS encoding YibE/F family protein: protein MKNRSWLFPFLLLIGVLSYTLLTQVQLPGDGFATFGADTVRAEVQQIIEEGQIDVGGNFQTYQIARVMILEGPYEGIPMEIDYGRRQIRPDDYLLAPGDTILVSISKTPDNVINAYFADYVRTTPILWLALIFAVAIVIISQWKGIRALISMAFSLYIIIGYIIPQILTGNDPLRVSIIGSILLLGVTLYLTYGWTLKTHAAVLSMVLVLLLTGTLSGLFVFFAKLNGSGDENVMFLMQLMESPINLRGLLLGGMIIGALGVLDDLVTTQASAVFELHHANPNLGFRGLYNAAMRIGQDHVAATVNTLVLAYAGASLPMLLMFSLGRGDYGYLINFSFIAEEVVRTLVGSLGLIAAVPITTTLAIFLAQRAESLEKWEQVLGPVGSGEGHHH, encoded by the coding sequence ATGAAAAACAGATCATGGCTCTTTCCGTTTCTACTATTAATCGGGGTTTTGAGTTACACCCTGCTCACACAGGTACAACTCCCCGGTGACGGGTTCGCCACGTTCGGCGCGGATACTGTCCGCGCGGAGGTGCAGCAGATCATCGAAGAAGGTCAGATCGACGTGGGCGGGAATTTCCAAACATATCAGATCGCACGGGTGATGATCCTCGAAGGACCGTACGAGGGCATCCCAATGGAAATTGACTACGGCAGGCGGCAGATCCGCCCGGACGATTATCTGCTCGCGCCCGGAGATACGATCCTCGTTTCCATCAGCAAAACGCCCGATAACGTGATCAACGCTTATTTCGCGGATTATGTCCGCACCACGCCGATCCTGTGGCTGGCGCTCATCTTTGCAGTCGCCATCGTGATCATCAGCCAGTGGAAGGGCATCCGCGCGCTGATCAGCATGGCGTTCAGCCTCTACATTATTATCGGCTACATCATCCCGCAAATTCTCACGGGCAATGACCCATTGCGCGTCAGCATCATCGGCTCGATCCTTCTGCTTGGCGTCACACTTTACCTCACCTACGGCTGGACGTTGAAGACACATGCGGCGGTGCTCAGCATGGTGCTGGTCCTGCTGCTCACCGGCACGCTTTCCGGTCTGTTCGTATTTTTTGCCAAATTGAACGGTTCGGGCGACGAGAACGTGATGTTCCTGATGCAATTGATGGAAAGCCCGATCAACCTGCGCGGACTCCTGCTCGGCGGCATGATCATCGGTGCGTTAGGCGTGCTGGATGATCTCGTCACGACTCAAGCCTCGGCTGTGTTCGAATTACACCACGCGAACCCGAACCTCGGCTTTCGCGGACTCTACAATGCCGCCATGCGCATCGGTCAGGACCATGTGGCGGCTACGGTCAACACCCTGGTTTTAGCCTACGCTGGAGCCTCGCTCCCCATGCTGTTGATGTTCTCGCTCGGGCGCGGGGATTATGGTTATTTGATCAATTTTTCCTTCATCGCTGAAGAGGTCGTGCGGACATTGGTCGGGTCGCTGGGGTTGATCGCCGCCGTGCCGATCACGACCACGCTCGCCATTTTCCTAGCTCAAAGGGCTGAGTCGCTTGAGAAGTGGGAGCAGGTTCTCGGTCCGGTGGGAAGCGGTGAAGGGCATCATCATTAG
- a CDS encoding sigma-70 family RNA polymerase sigma factor yields MNEEQTWVAQAQQGDDEAFTRLVETYQTPVFNLCYRMLGEPESAEDAAQETFLRAYQHLHRYDQKRPFATWLLSIAAHYCIDRLRRRKFAIFSMDAEDEEGNTFEYPDVDAPNPEAESIKGQTQERVHELLKDLDHTDRAAIIMRYWYDYSEKEIAESLRLTVSAVKSRLHRARKELAGLWQDQEDDLLAEMERRHHESPAF; encoded by the coding sequence GTGAACGAAGAACAAACCTGGGTTGCCCAGGCGCAGCAAGGCGATGACGAAGCGTTTACCAGGCTCGTCGAAACCTATCAGACCCCCGTTTTCAACCTGTGTTATCGCATGTTGGGCGAGCCTGAGTCGGCGGAGGACGCCGCACAGGAAACGTTTTTGCGCGCATATCAGCACCTGCATCGCTACGACCAGAAACGTCCGTTTGCCACGTGGCTTCTTTCGATCGCCGCGCATTACTGCATTGACCGCCTGCGCCGCCGCAAGTTCGCAATCTTTTCGATGGATGCGGAGGATGAAGAAGGCAACACATTTGAATACCCGGATGTGGATGCGCCCAACCCCGAAGCGGAATCCATCAAAGGACAAACGCAGGAGCGGGTGCACGAGTTGTTAAAAGACCTCGACCATACCGACCGCGCCGCGATCATCATGAGATATTGGTACGACTATTCAGAAAAGGAAATCGCCGAATCCCTGCGGCTGACGGTCAGTGCGGTAAAAAGCCGCCTGCACCGCGCCCGCAAGGAACTGGCAGGCTTATGGCAGGATCAGGAAGACGACCTGCTCGCCGAAATGGAAAGGAGACATCATGAATCACCAGCCTTTTGA